The nucleotide sequence CTCGCACTTGCCGTCGGCGACGCGCGCGGTGGCCGCGGGCGGCTCCATCGAGGCGTGCGCCAGGTGCGGCAGATAATATTCGGCCTGGATGCGCCGCGCGGCCCCCTGCAGCGCCTGCATGGCGTCGCCATCGTTGCGCACGGCCTTGGCCGGCTTGCCCGCGCCTTCGCTCAGCGTCTTGCGGAAGGCCTCGGAATCGTAGCTGGCGTTCGGGCCGTCGTCCCATTCGATCTCGAGCGCCTGGCGGCCCTTGAGCGCCGCCCAGGTATCGCGGGCGATCACGGCCACCCCGCCCAGCGGGGCGAACACCGGCGGAATGGGCCCGGCCGGGATCTCGATCACCTTGACCACGCCCGGCACCTTCATGGCGGCATCGGCGCTGTAGCGCTTGACCTTGCCGCCCAGCACCGCCGGCCGCGCCACCACGGCATACAGCATGTCGTCCAGGCGCGTGTCGATGCCGAAATGAGTGTGGCCGGAAACAATGGCCTGGATATCGGCGCTGCGCGTGCTCTGCTTGCCGATGTAGCGGAACTGTTCCGGGGTTTTCAGGCGCAGCTCGCCGGCGGCGGGCACCGGCAGCGCGGCGGCTGCTTCGGCCAGTTCGCCGTAGCCCAGCTTGCGTCCGGTTTTATCGTGGATGACCTCATGGTTGCGCGCCGCGACCTCTGCCACCGGCACGCCCCATTGCTTGGCGGCGGCGGCTTCCAGCATGCCGCGCGCGGCCGCGCCCACGCGGCGCATGGGCTGGAAGAAATGGCGCGTGCTGCGCGAGCCGTCGGTGTCCTGGTTGCCATAGCGGGGCTCGTCGCCGGGCGCCTGGATGACGCGGACCTTGTCCCAATCGGCCTCGAGCTCGTCGGCCACCACCATGGGCAGACCCGTGCGCACGCCGGTGCCCATTTCGGCGCGGTGCGCGATGATGGTGACGATGCCGTCGGCGCCGATCGACACGAACACGTGGGGATCGTCGACCGTGCCATGCGGCATGCCGTCGGCGCCATACTTCTTGTCGGCCTTGGCGCCTTCGGCGGCGCGCACGATGCCGCTGGCGCCCACCGACAGCACCAGGCCGGTCAACGCCCCGGCGGCCTTCAACCAGTCGCGGCGGGCCGGCGACGCGGGCAGGTCGCCGACCAAACCGGGCGCCTGCGGGAACATCCGGTAGAACTCGTTCATTTGGCGGCTCCCTGGGCGGCGGCCACCTGCTTGATGGCGGCGCGAATGCGCGGGTACGTGCCGCAGCGGCAGATATTGCCGCTCATGGCCGCGTCGATATCCGCGTCGGTGGGCTTGGGGTTGCTTTTGATCAGCGCCGTGGCCGACATGATCTGGCCCGACTGGCAATAGCCGCATTGCGGCACGCCGATCTCGGTCCAGGCCTGCTGCACGGCCCGGCCGACGGCGTCGTCGCCCACGGCCTCGATGGTGGTGATCTGCTTGCCGGCCGCCGCGGAAATGGGCGTTACGCAGGAACGAATCGGTGCACCGTCAAGGTGCACCGTACAGGCGCCGCACATGGCCATGCCGCAGCCGAATTTGGTTCCGGTCATGCCCAGGCGGTCACGAATGACCCACAACAGGGGCATGTCGTCGGGCGCGTCTATGTCTTGGGATTTGCCATTGATTGTCAAGCTGGCCATGGAGAGCTCCTTGGGCGGGAAAGACAAGGCGAGAAGACACCCATACTAGCGCAGCGCGGCGCGGCAGGCCACCGGACGCGAAAGCGGGCGGCCGACGTGTCGGCCCGCGACTGATGGGCCAGGTAGTATGCTGGCGCCCCATGCCGGCCGGGAAACCCAGCTTGCCGGCATACCCGCCAACCAAGCCGCCACGGCGCCATCGGAGCCGGCCATGGATCTACGCCAGCTGGAATATTTCGTCCACGTCGCCGAACTGGGCAGTTTCACCAAGGCCGCCGCCATTCTCGACGTAGCCCAGCCCGCGCTCAGCAGGCAAGTCCGCAGCCTGGAAATCGAACTGCGGCAGAACCTGCTGTACCGCAATGGCCGCGGCGTCAACCCGACCGAAGCCGGGCAGCGCCTGCTGGCGCACGGCCGCGGCATCTTGATGCAGGTCGAACGCGCGCGGCAGGAAGTCGAAGACACCCGCGGCGCGCCGATCGGCCGGGTCGTCGTGGGGGTGCCGTATTCGGTGGGCCGTCTCATCACGGCACCGCTGGCCACCCGGTTCAAGCAGGCCTTCCCCCAGGCCACGCTGTCGATGACCGAAGGGCTGACCGTGCACCTGTACGAATGGCTGCTGTCCGGCCGCATCGATGTCGCGCTGCTGCACGATCCGGTTCCCACGCCCGAACTCGAAATCATCCCGCTGCGCGAAGATCCGCTGTTCCTGGTAGAGCGGCGCGGCGCGGGCCCCGGCCTGCGTGGCTCGGTGCCCATGAAGCACCTGGCCAGCGTGCCGCTCATCATTCCCAGCCGCCCCCACCCGCTGCGCATGCAGGTCGAGACCCGGCTGGCCAATATCGGCAAGAAGCCGCGCATCGCGCTGGAAATCGACGCCGTCGGCGCGATCGTCGATCTGGTCGACCAGGGCCTGGGGCAGGCCATCGTCACGCTCAACGCGCTGCTGATCGCCCGCGCCGCGCCGGCGCTGTCCGCGCGGCGGATCGTGTCCCCGCGCATGACCAGCGTGCTGGCGCTGGCGACTTCTGCCGAACGCCCCAGCACCGCACTGGCGCGCGCCACCGCCGGGCTGATCCGCGGCTTTCTGCCCGACATCATGGCCGCGGCCGAAAAGGCATCGCCGCTGCTGCGGCGCCGCGCCAGCACACGCGACGGCTGACCGGGCTGCCGCGCCCGGCGGACGTCTCCGGCCTGATATTCCTGTTTCTCATAACAGCTAGACAGGAAATGCCATTTCGGTATCAAAGTGCAGCGATTAGCATTCGGACTCTGCGCAAGCAGCCGCAGCCGTAGCAAGGAGTCCTGCATGCTGATCACCGATACCCAGGTGCATTTCTGGGAGGCCCACCGCGCCGACCAACCCTGGCCCGCCGAAGAAATCGGCAAGAAAACATTC is from Bordetella petrii and encodes:
- a CDS encoding (2Fe-2S)-binding protein; the encoded protein is MASLTINGKSQDIDAPDDMPLLWVIRDRLGMTGTKFGCGMAMCGACTVHLDGAPIRSCVTPISAAAGKQITTIEAVGDDAVGRAVQQAWTEIGVPQCGYCQSGQIMSATALIKSNPKPTDADIDAAMSGNICRCGTYPRIRAAIKQVAAAQGAAK
- a CDS encoding xanthine dehydrogenase family protein molybdopterin-binding subunit, translated to MNEFYRMFPQAPGLVGDLPASPARRDWLKAAGALTGLVLSVGASGIVRAAEGAKADKKYGADGMPHGTVDDPHVFVSIGADGIVTIIAHRAEMGTGVRTGLPMVVADELEADWDKVRVIQAPGDEPRYGNQDTDGSRSTRHFFQPMRRVGAAARGMLEAAAAKQWGVPVAEVAARNHEVIHDKTGRKLGYGELAEAAAALPVPAAGELRLKTPEQFRYIGKQSTRSADIQAIVSGHTHFGIDTRLDDMLYAVVARPAVLGGKVKRYSADAAMKVPGVVKVIEIPAGPIPPVFAPLGGVAVIARDTWAALKGRQALEIEWDDGPNASYDSEAFRKTLSEGAGKPAKAVRNDGDAMQALQGAARRIQAEYYLPHLAHASMEPPAATARVADGKCEVWACVQSPYGTRENVAKHLGLDTAAVTVHQTLLGGAFGRKSKSDFVVEAALLSRAMDGKPVKVTWAREDDITNDYFHTVSVEHLEAGFDAQGKAVAWLHRTAAPTIGSTFVANAQGQQPFELGMSAVNIPFDIANFRVESVPVPAHTRIGWFRSVSNIPHVFAVQSFAAEMAHALGRDHRDYLLELIGPPRKISPADMSDGWNYGESPATYPLDTGRMRHVVEVATREAGWGRKLEAGRGLGLAVSYSFVTYVATVVEVAVGKDGSLAVEQVHVAVDCGPQVHPDRVRAQAEGACIMGLSLATRSEISFAKGRTNQTNFHQYEVARMSEAPRDIKVHLVEHGYDMPLGGVGEPAVPPFAPALCNAIFAATGKRIRSLPIRDQLKA
- a CDS encoding LysR family transcriptional regulator; this translates as MDLRQLEYFVHVAELGSFTKAAAILDVAQPALSRQVRSLEIELRQNLLYRNGRGVNPTEAGQRLLAHGRGILMQVERARQEVEDTRGAPIGRVVVGVPYSVGRLITAPLATRFKQAFPQATLSMTEGLTVHLYEWLLSGRIDVALLHDPVPTPELEIIPLREDPLFLVERRGAGPGLRGSVPMKHLASVPLIIPSRPHPLRMQVETRLANIGKKPRIALEIDAVGAIVDLVDQGLGQAIVTLNALLIARAAPALSARRIVSPRMTSVLALATSAERPSTALARATAGLIRGFLPDIMAAAEKASPLLRRRASTRDG